The nucleotide window TTGTCTTTTGCGTTTTTTAGAGTCCTTTTTCTCAAAGTTAAAAtctttcgaaaatcaatttgaTTGTTTACCctagaaataatttttgaattactgAAGCTGAATTTGAATAATTTCTTAAACAATTAGTTTCTAGCTCTTGCATGTTGCATCAgatttgattttgtaaattaaataaagatttaaattatctaagccctttttttgaaagttaaaacaAATGCACGGGGTTAATTGAGAAATGATCACCTGATCGATTAAATTCGAGATAAAATTTAGTTGTAAAAAAATCTGTTAAAACCAGAAAAATTGAGTAAAAAGTCTATAAATTAATCATAGTGACTTAGTTTTTANCAactgaattttaattgaattttttaatttttaaatttcttactTTATGTTTTCAAAACCTTGGGTATATCATACAAGCAAACGTTGTACAGTTTGTCGTCCCTCTTGTGGCATTACCCAGTTCTCCTCTGGGTTCTCTCTACGCCACCAGATTAAAGTAATCCTTATCACACTCCCAATCCTCTTCTCTCTACGCCACTTGATTTAAGTAATTCTTTGCACATATATGTAAGCTGTGGTTTCTGCAGTTGTTAAGATGTTCCTAATCacttttaatagtaaaaatccTATAAAAACCTCGTGTTTGGCGACTAAGGTAGTCCTAATGTTTGCTGCAACAACTAAGGATTTCCAATTCAAATTTCCAATCCGTTTCACACACTTAAATTTCCAGCATAGCCGAAAGACACTCATAATCTAATCTGGTTTACCCAACTACAATTTAGAGAATTAAGGTAACAACTATTGACCGAGAGCCAGAGCAGCTCACTTTTAAGTTGGTTTCATGTAATGccaggatttttttttaaataaattttaacaaaaaaaatgattctGATTTAGATTTACGATTTGAGTAGAAACAAATAAATCGTAGGACAGATCCACGAATTGCGAACAAAATTTACACCTATCATGAAACACAATAATGATTTAccaaatgtaaattgcagataTAAACATTTATCACATAAAATCGGCTATTTAATAACATGTTAAAACTTAAACTGAtcttttatatgttaaaaactatcttttttttatataagccaatttaaatttatttttaaaattagaactgattttatttttgtgaacGGTTCTAAACCGgtgtattaaattataaatttgatttaaaaccAGTTTACTGTATAAGAAAATGGTTTGATGCAATTTCTAAActatttaaaatagtttaatgTAGTTTTATGAAAGAACTATACCATAAACATCCCTAATCACAAACAAACAATTGGCATAAGCACCGGCAATTAAGTTAAGCATAAATGTTCTTTCTTGAACTATGCCACTACcagaaaaattcaaagaaaactaGGAACTATTGAATCAACAGcagttaaatttaaatttaacattaCAACTTTTATCACTCAATTCTAATTCAAGTGACAGAATCCCATTTTACATTCTGATactacaaattcaaaataaatgtaaacttaaaataatttctgCCTCATTGTCAATCCTTAGCCAGTTATCCAGGTATAGTTCACTGAAATTAACATGGGTTCTTATTCAAAAATTGAAACATTTCCAGTTAGAGAGCattaaaaccaagaaaaaaattaataattataagatTGAGATTGGCATCTATAACTATACAACTCAGTTCAGGCAATGGCATCCAATTTCTCTTACAAAATTCCATTATTAACAATTTCTAGTAATGGCATCCAACTTATCTTACAAAATTTCCATTAGTGCTTCAATCCAAATCCAAGTGTACAGAGGGACCAATATTGACCAACATAACTAATATCATCCATATTCTTTCACATACACAGTCATCGACTCATGGTCTCATTCGATCTGAAGATAAAATTATGGTAGAGTTCTTTCATAGATACTTTGCTTAAACAAAGAGGTAGTTGGCTTTCAAATTAACGACTCAgcaatcttaaaaaaaaaatagaaacaatgTCAACAATGTGCACGTCAATAGCCTGGGGGATGCGGTTGAGTGGAAGGAACCCATTCTCCCTTTACCAAATGTCAAGGGCTTGAATCTCACCTTAAGTATGAAACAACTTCAAAACTCTAGACCAATTGTCCCACTCATCAAGGTGACCACAAGCTTGACCATGGATAAGCcagttgtgaaaaaaaaaaagaaagaaagaaaaaatgcacATCAATTCAATACGTTAATTAGACTCGAGCATTACAATGAATCAATGAACATACACGATCGAGATTTGAGCTTGGAAGCAATTGTCCGGAACTCTTAGCTGcattgaagatcaaagagaaacAACCGAGAGTAATGTAAACGGAATGATACCCTACCATAACGACAAATGAAAATCCAAACCAAGTGGATCAGCACACACTATGGGGTGAGATTGTTTTACATTGGAATAGCAATTAGAGAAGTTAAGCTGCGTCCAGCAATTGAAGCTANNNNNNNNNNNNNNNNNNNNTATCTACTATATACAGTTTGTACTGATTTCACCAAAAAGTTTTACCACAAACATCCAAGCAGATGCTGCGCGCCTCAACACATGTAGGGAAGAACCAACTAGCTCTAGGTTTGAGTGGCATTTCGCCCTTAACCACAGCTCATCAgctgaataaaataatataaataaaataacagtGTAAATGCTAACTTGTATGTTCCAACAAAGTAGATAGCGATCTTCCGCATTCTATATGCCAGATTCAAGTTCAACACAGCTGTTTCAAATTCAAGCATGCCCATGAGAAATGTAGCCACACACAAGAAAGCAAAAATTATGATTTCGACAAATTGATGGAGCATCCAGCTACCAGAAATAAGATATCATGTAACATCCTACCATCTTACCTACATTTCAGTTGACAGGACCGTCTCCACTCACATAGCAAGATAATCAATCTAAAAACCAAGCAAATACAAGAAATGAAGTGCCATATTTGAGTAAGAGCACTACAAGATAATCTTTCAATTGATGCTTATGTCAGCAGCATTATGAAAGTTAACGTTCTCATGAACATGTCAATTCTATGCATACCTGAAATATACTATACTATTTCAAAGGCAGAGAAGCAACCATAGAAATTCCTTATCTTGGAAGGAAAATTATTGGTAGATGTCACCGATTAATTGCGGAGTGAAAAGTAGCAAACCTAACATCATGTTTAGCCATTGGAAGCAGGGCAAAGCCTCCCACACTGGCCCTGGAAAATGTAGCTGATTCATCAATAATATTCACAGTGGAAAAATTGATGCAAATAGGGAGCTGATAAGCTCATCCAATCCAAATTAAGCATAACTATAGACTTGAAGTTGTGCAATTACAAGCTTTAACTAAGTTTTCAAGGTCTCAAGTCATTAACAATTGTTTCGCAATGAAATAATATACAAGAGAACAGGAAGTAAATGAACAGTTGAAGGCGACAAATCATAGCAATTGAGGAAATCCACAACTTTTAATGTTGAAAACAATAACAAGAACATCAAAACacccacaaaatacaaaaaaggTTGGCTCCATAATTTGATATACTCataatgattattattattaatacagAAAGATTAACAATCAGGATCTAATGCTGTACATTTAAcagttaaaagtaaaaaattctaACATGACATCCCTTGTATGAATATCTAAAAATTCTGACCAACTGAAGCTAAGTTCTTTATCTCCATCAAATGTTCATCATTAGAAATATGTAGTGATATACGAAGATTAGTCAATAACTCTTCTTGTTCCCAACTTAAAGAACCAGAAGCATATATTGCCTCTAGAGTACTGCGATAGGCATGCAACTCTACCCTATGAATTCCTTCTGCTACATCCTCCTCAGGAGAAATTGGACACCCTTTATCCAAATCTCCAACATTTAAAGACTCTGCGTCACTAGAAAGGGTATCTTCATCATGGCAAGAACCTGCTAACATATTACTGGAACTTCTACTTGTACTACTACCTATCACACTACAACTGCCAACAGAACTCAGATCATTACAAGAATAATCTGGCTCCGCAATTCTTTCAAAATAACATGTTGTGACATGGGGAGGTTTCTTCCATGTTTCACAATATTGGTTGGTACCATTAATAATGGAATCATACATGCATTTTTCACCCATTTTATTTTGTGGGTAAGCAATAACATCTACCTTTTGGGCTGTCGGAACCACTTTGGATCTTTCATACTCACCCTTATTTATAACAGCCCTCATCTTTTTGGGATAAGCATGAACAGCAGAATTACCATATGGAGACAGTCTCTTCAGTCCTGTAGATGAAGCTGCAAAAGGCTTGTAGAGAGCACTAGCATTTGTACTTGAGAAACAATCACTTCTATCTTGCTGACTTTTTCGGGTACCAGATTGTTGAACTTCATGCATCACCTTATAACTGTTTGAAATCAAATTGCAGCTAGACTTCCCACCTCCCGAATTACCAAGATCCTGGAACAAGCATAAAAGAACATAAGGACAAGGCATCCCAAAAAAATTCACAGGAACCATGGAATAAAAACGATCTCAACTCTCAAACAATAtcaattacatatataaaagtttaaaactATTTAAAAGGATTAGAAGATACAATCTAACAAGTAAAATAGGCCTCTCAGAGAATATAGCTAGTTAggataaaataaacaataaaataagaaaatttgaatttacatatataaaaaggTACCTGTTGATTAATGATCCATTGATCATTTATCCATGATTGCCGCACCCTCATGCCATCTTTGTGAACCTTCATCTGCTTGCAAGATGACAAGCACCTTACCAGGTAGAAATCCCGACCTAGGACCTTCAAAACAGTAGCCACTTTCCAAGAACCAGCATCGTAAACCTCCACAATATCACAAGCTTTCCAGCTCTCAACACCTTCAATAAGAGGGGGGCAGGGTCTGATGGCCTTCCTTTGAATTCTCTGCACACCTGCCTCACTTGTCACAGTAGAGCACTCGTACTGGACGCTGTAAGTTCGCCCATTACCAGAGATAATTTGAGCACATCGAAATTCGACACATGGCCCCTCAGTGCTGGCAAGAACCTCCACTTTACTTCCCTTTTTTAATCTCATGGTGTTTGTTTCACAATTCAAACTCAAACCTGTGACATTAAAGAACATTTGTTTTTATTAGcaccataaataaataaaagtctGTGCACTTGTTTGATGCATTATTTAAAGGATTATCACCGATTTTCTTATCATGTTTGACTGCataaaaaatcatcaaaaacaCTTTTCAGCTATGAAAAAGCAATCACAATTCATCAAACAAAATGATAGATCGATCGAATGAAACCATAGATTCCAAAaacaatctaataataataataattccaCTACAATCTATAATCAACAAACGCTAACATACACTGAATCAAATTCGAACAACTTGGCCACAGtgaaacacacaaaatcaatcaaaataaataaaataccgAAAATCTAAACATGAGGATAAAACCACATTTACGAATGCAAACTACACAAATACTCTACATGTAATCGGcgaatatttaaaataaataaattggtaaatgaaattaaaaattcatgCAAGAAGCTACTGCGAATCGAAATAACAAgattaatcaaaatcaaaaataaaacataagtaTAAAAAGTGTAATCAACCGAAGAAGATCATGCTGACCTTGATCGACGATTAACTTGGTGAAATTGATAATAAGCTTTGAATTAAGCGATGAAGAAATCGCTATGGCTGTTTGGAAGCGAAGAATGAATGGAAATTTGGGAATTGGAAGAACGTAGAAAATAAGGTTTTctgaaaaataaagagaaacaataataatgaaaataatgaaGGAATGAGGATTTCAagaaagaataaatatgaatgaCGGTGGAAAAGGGGGAGAGGTATTCGGTTAATGGGCCTAACAGAAACTACAAActagttatcttttttttaagcgCAAGTCCTTTATAAACAAAAGTTTAACCAAGTTAAACAATAAGATTTAAAGCTTGTTTAAAtgagtttttttaaaaatatattttttttaagattttataaaaaaataaaagtaattttatatttacatatctcatacaaaaaaaatttttatctatcaattatgtttagatataataatataaaagtattttttttatttatttattacataaaaaacgtcttctttttaaaaaaaatgtaaattacagattctcaaaaaaaatatttttctgatttttctagtacttttatttttactattcaAAATTTGCCAAAtacgctaaaaaataaaaaagatatttttttattaaaataatatcaccTAAACAAGCACTTAAAATGTATTATTTATAACGgaataaattctattttattatttatttattttatttttaaaattttatttttaaattttttaattttattttaatttacatactctaattttttatttttttaacaattgataAATAatctattattaatttattttttaattacccaaatctttaattataattatttatcaatctttttattatcaatttttttattatttttatttatcgtttatccatttttttaatatttaatttttgttcattGTTATGCTATCTTTGTAATTGCAAAAATTACAATCTGTAGAGATCCAATTAATCTTTTCATTATAGTAATCAATTTCTTATTATccaacaccaatttttttattgtagtaATTGattagatgaataataaaataataatttataaaaaagatgcaaaaaatttattatggCGTAATAGATaactcaaaatataatttatttgattGTGTAATACTTctaatcaattaaattttaaaaaaagatcgATTTTATATAGAAATGATGTCATGTGAACTATAACTCGttg belongs to Arachis duranensis cultivar V14167 chromosome 8, aradu.V14167.gnm2.J7QH, whole genome shotgun sequence and includes:
- the LOC107463228 gene encoding uncharacterized protein LOC107463228 isoform X3, whose product is MRLKKGSKVEVLASTEGPCVEFRCAQIISGNGRTYSVQYECSTVTSEAGVQRIQRKAIRPCPPLIEGVESWKACDIVEVYDAGSWKVATVLKVLGRDFYLVRCLSSCKQMKVHKDGMRVRQSWINDQWIINQQDLGNSGGGKSSCNLISNSYKVMHEVQQSGTRKSQQDRSDCFSSTNASALYKPFAASSTGLKRLSPYGNSAVHAYPKKMRAVINKGEYERSKVVPTAQKGQCGRLCPASNG
- the LOC107463228 gene encoding uncharacterized protein LOC107463228 isoform X2, which encodes MRLKKGSKVEVLASTEGPCVEFRCAQIISGNGRTYSVQYECSTVTSEAGVQRIQRKAIRPCPPLIEGVESWKACDIVEVYDAGSWKVATVLKVLGRDFYLVRCLSSCKQMKVHKDGMRVRQSWINDQWIINQQDLGNSGGGKSSCNLISNSYKVMHEVQQSGTRKSQQDRSDCFSSTNASALYKPFAASSTGLKRLSPYGNSAVHAYPKKMRAVINKGPVWEALPCFQWLNMMLGLLLFTPQLIGDIYQ
- the LOC107463228 gene encoding uncharacterized protein LOC107463228 isoform X1, which encodes MRLKKGSKVEVLASTEGPCVEFRCAQIISGNGRTYSVQYECSTVTSEAGVQRIQRKAIRPCPPLIEGVESWKACDIVEVYDAGSWKVATVLKVLGRDFYLVRCLSSCKQMKVHKDGMRVRQSWINDQWIINQQDLGNSGGGKSSCNLISNSYKVMHEVQQSGTRKSQQDRSDCFSSTNASALYKPFAASSTGLKRLSPYGNSAVHAYPKKMRAVINKGEYERSKVVPTAQKVDVIAYPQNKMGEKCMYDSIINGTNQYCETWKKPPHVTTCYFERIAEPDYSCNDLSSVGSCSVIGSSTSRSSSNMLAGSCHDEDTLSSDAESLNVGDLDKGCPISPEEDVAEGIHRVELHAYRSTLEAIYASGSLSWEQEELLTNLRISLHISNDEHLMEIKNLASVGQNF